Proteins from a single region of Flavobacterium sp. YJ01:
- a CDS encoding N-acetylmuramidase family protein yields the protein MKTIKAGAKSPEVYYLNELLAKLKYNVIVSDYFGTATDKAIRDFQSKNNLVVDGVVGLKTWSTLLEKSKNGFSSNNKLLSEQDLVDFSKQFNLELAVVKAVNEVESNGKGFLIDGRPKILFEGHIFWRELENRNINPNSYINSNTQDILFEKYTKKYYVGGTAEYARLEKARNLAQDKRFIDAANSSASWGLFQIMGFNATSIGYKTIDEFVEKMNQNEGEHLKAFGLFLEKNNLIGLLRNKNWASFALKYNGPAYKTNKYDEKLMRAYQKYSR from the coding sequence ATGAAAACAATAAAAGCAGGAGCAAAGTCTCCAGAGGTTTATTATCTAAATGAACTTTTGGCTAAATTAAAATACAATGTAATTGTTTCAGATTATTTTGGAACAGCGACAGATAAAGCAATCAGAGATTTTCAATCTAAAAATAATCTGGTTGTTGATGGAGTTGTCGGATTAAAAACCTGGTCAACACTTTTAGAAAAAAGTAAAAACGGTTTTTCTTCAAACAATAAGTTACTTTCTGAGCAAGATTTAGTGGATTTTTCTAAACAGTTTAATTTAGAATTAGCTGTTGTGAAAGCTGTAAACGAAGTAGAAAGCAACGGAAAAGGATTTTTGATCGATGGCAGACCAAAAATTTTGTTTGAAGGGCATATTTTCTGGCGAGAATTAGAAAATAGAAATATCAATCCGAATTCATACATCAATTCGAACACGCAAGATATTCTGTTCGAAAAATATACTAAGAAATATTATGTCGGTGGAACAGCAGAATATGCTCGTTTAGAAAAAGCAAGAAACTTAGCTCAAGACAAAAGATTCATTGATGCTGCAAATAGTTCAGCTTCATGGGGATTATTTCAAATTATGGGATTTAATGCAACTTCAATCGGCTATAAAACGATCGACGAATTTGTAGAAAAAATGAATCAAAACGAAGGTGAACATTTAAAAGCATTTGGATTATTCTTAGAAAAAAACAATTTAATTGGACTTCTAAGAAATAAAAACTGGGCATCATTCGCCTTAAAATACAACGGTCCAGCTTACAAAACCAATAAGTATGATGAAAAGCTTATGAGAGCGTATCAGAAATACTCTAGATAA
- a CDS encoding ATP-binding protein yields the protein MERKEIQLLVISLGIVFFTLIVTLVIIFFYFLKKRNSYLVEKMEADLYFQSELVKTRIEIKDQTLSEISKELHDNIGQIISVAIMQLNISISNKNVQISELKDLKAVLAKSLDELRILSRIINKDNLLQNNFIEAIQQDLERIKKLKKIKYNFHQTGTIPAINEEHELIIYRIFQEALHNSLKHSRSDLFDVYIEATDSVFKLKLKDFGIGYDLKKSNSGIGLNNMKLRAKLIGAKLIINSDQTGTMVTIEYPLTQGYEN from the coding sequence ATGGAGCGAAAAGAAATACAATTATTAGTTATTTCATTAGGTATTGTTTTCTTTACCTTAATCGTCACTTTGGTCATTATTTTCTTTTATTTTTTAAAAAAAAGAAACAGCTATTTGGTAGAAAAAATGGAAGCCGACTTGTATTTCCAGTCCGAACTTGTAAAAACTCGAATTGAAATTAAAGATCAGACATTGTCTGAAATCAGTAAAGAATTGCATGACAATATCGGGCAGATTATTTCGGTTGCCATTATGCAGCTTAATATTTCGATTAGTAACAAAAATGTTCAAATAAGTGAATTAAAAGATCTTAAAGCCGTTCTTGCAAAATCATTAGACGAATTGAGAATTCTTTCTCGAATTATAAACAAAGATAATTTACTCCAAAATAACTTCATAGAAGCCATTCAGCAAGATTTAGAACGGATTAAAAAATTAAAGAAAATCAAATACAATTTCCATCAAACCGGGACAATTCCAGCTATAAATGAAGAACATGAATTAATCATTTATCGAATTTTTCAAGAAGCGCTCCACAACAGCTTAAAACATTCTAGAAGTGATTTATTTGATGTTTATATCGAAGCTACCGATTCTGTTTTTAAATTGAAATTAAAAGATTTCGGAATTGGATATGACCTTAAAAAATCAAATTCTGGAATCGGATTAAATAATATGAAATTGAGAGCAAAATTAATCGGTGCCAAATTAATTATAAATTCAGATCAAACAGGAACGATGGTAACTATTGAATATCCATTAACTCAAGGCTATGAAAACTAA
- a CDS encoding response regulator transcription factor, translating to MKTNSKNKILIVDDHLLFSQSLELLIKSFGDYEVIERFENGKVFIDYIEENASAEIDLILLDVNMPVLDGLSTMKWLKDCRPDLKVIALSVNDDEDIIIKMITNGAKGYLLKDTSPEIFKEAIECVIEKGFYFTELVSGMLINKVNSNDKKINLKEKEIVFIKHACTEMTYKEIASEMCLSPKTIDGYRESLFDKLEIKTRIGLVLYAIKHKIVFV from the coding sequence ATGAAAACTAACTCAAAAAATAAAATTCTGATTGTTGATGATCATTTACTATTTTCTCAATCTCTAGAATTACTAATTAAAAGTTTTGGAGATTATGAAGTAATCGAACGTTTTGAAAACGGAAAAGTTTTTATTGATTATATCGAAGAAAATGCTTCTGCAGAAATTGATCTTATTTTGCTAGATGTAAACATGCCAGTTTTAGACGGATTAAGCACTATGAAATGGCTAAAAGATTGTCGTCCAGATTTGAAAGTAATTGCTTTATCTGTAAATGATGATGAAGATATTATCATAAAAATGATTACCAACGGAGCAAAAGGTTATTTGCTAAAAGATACTTCTCCCGAAATATTTAAAGAAGCAATTGAATGTGTAATTGAAAAGGGTTTTTATTTCACCGAATTAGTTTCTGGAATGTTGATTAATAAAGTCAATAGCAATGATAAAAAAATCAATTTAAAAGAAAAAGAAATTGTTTTCATCAAACATGCCTGTACAGAAATGACTTATAAAGAAATTGCATCAGAAATGTGTTTAAGTCCGAAAACTATCGACGGTTACCGAGAATCTCTTTTTGATAAACTTGAAATAAAAACCCGAATCGGATTAGTGCTTTATGCCATTAAGCATAAAATTGTTTTTGTTTGA
- a CDS encoding adenine phosphoribosyltransferase, translated as MQFENYIRDIQGFPKEGILFKDITPLLNNPEARTNCLKVLLDSLKNQKIDKVVGAESRGFFFGMLLAQELNAGFVPVRKPKKLPFDRISASYELEYGFDSLEMHTDAIKKGDRVLIHDDVLATGGTAKAVCELVEKLGGEIVQCNFLMELTFLNGREKINDYPVFAALTY; from the coding sequence ATGCAGTTTGAAAATTATATACGTGATATTCAGGGATTTCCAAAGGAAGGAATTTTATTTAAAGATATCACTCCTTTACTAAATAACCCCGAAGCAAGAACAAATTGTCTAAAAGTTTTGCTTGATTCTTTAAAAAATCAAAAAATTGATAAGGTTGTTGGAGCTGAAAGTCGTGGTTTTTTCTTCGGAATGTTGCTTGCTCAAGAATTAAATGCTGGATTTGTTCCTGTTCGTAAGCCAAAAAAGCTTCCTTTTGATAGAATTTCTGCATCTTATGAATTAGAATATGGTTTTGATAGTTTAGAAATGCATACAGATGCCATAAAAAAAGGAGACCGTGTTTTGATTCACGACGATGTCTTGGCAACAGGCGGAACCGCAAAAGCTGTTTGCGAATTGGTGGAAAAATTAGGAGGCGAAATTGTGCAATGCAATTTCTTAATGGAACTCACTTTTCTAAACGGAAGAGAAAAAATAAATGATTACCCCGTTTTCGCTGCTTTAACCTATTAA
- a CDS encoding heavy metal translocating P-type ATPase: protein MATDKKKQVIYLPLEDVESEHCALIVEKGLARLKSIETHQVELNNRRAVITVDNTQAVAEAIKAIKDLGYGVSTVKNTFPVLGMTCASCAGSAESIVTYEPGVVSAAVNFATGNLTVEYLPNMTDAAKLQKAVQSIGYDLLIEDETKQQETLEVIHAQKFQNLKINTIWATILSFPVVVIGMFFMNMPYADPIMWLFSTPVVLWLGKDFFINAWKQAIHRSANMDTLVALSTGIAYLFSVFNMLLPEFWHRRGLHAHVYFEAASVIIAFILLGKLLEEKAKGNTSSAIKKLMGLQSKTVIVILPDGTQKQTAIEEVATGDVILVKPGEKIAVDGIVTSGSSYVDESMLSGEPIPVLKKGSEKVFAGTINQKGSFQFKAVKVGKETMLAQIIKTVQDAQGSKAPVQKLVDKIAGIFVPVVIGIAILTFMLWFVLDGDNGVVHGLLAAVTVLVIACPCALGLATPTAIMVGVGKGAENGILIKDAESLELAKKVDAIVLDKTGTITEGRPEVTGFKWLNNDDAASNVLLSIEKQSEHPLAEAVVKHFDGIPTPALSGFESITGKGAKAGHDNDTYYVGNKKLLAENNIIIDDQLQIQAEQWGSQSKTVIWFLNSRQALAVIAISDNIKEKSAQAIQEMQAMGIDLYMLTGDNEATAKAIAEQTGIRHYKAEVLPQHKAAFIKELQQQGKIVAMVGDGINDSTALATADVSIAMGKGSDIAMDVAKMTIISSDLTKIPQAIRLSKQTVATIKQNLFWAFVYNLIGIPIAAGILYPITGFLLNPMIAGAAMAFSSISVVSNSLRLKWKK, encoded by the coding sequence GGGCTGTTATCACGGTTGACAACACACAAGCGGTAGCGGAAGCGATCAAAGCAATCAAGGACTTGGGGTATGGCGTTTCGACCGTAAAAAACACGTTTCCAGTATTGGGCATGACGTGCGCCTCTTGCGCGGGCAGTGCTGAGAGCATTGTTACATACGAGCCAGGAGTGGTAAGCGCTGCTGTAAATTTTGCAACGGGTAATCTTACCGTTGAATACCTGCCCAATATGACCGATGCGGCCAAACTGCAAAAAGCGGTACAATCTATCGGTTACGATTTATTGATTGAGGATGAAACCAAACAACAGGAAACTTTAGAAGTAATCCATGCTCAAAAATTCCAGAATCTAAAAATCAATACCATTTGGGCAACTATCTTGTCTTTTCCTGTGGTTGTTATTGGGATGTTCTTTATGAATATGCCCTACGCAGACCCTATAATGTGGCTGTTTTCTACACCTGTTGTCTTATGGTTAGGCAAAGATTTTTTCATCAATGCATGGAAACAAGCTATACACCGTTCAGCCAATATGGATACACTGGTGGCACTCAGTACAGGCATTGCATATCTGTTCAGTGTATTCAATATGTTGCTGCCTGAATTTTGGCACAGGCGCGGATTACACGCCCATGTTTATTTTGAAGCGGCGTCTGTTATTATTGCATTCATTCTGCTGGGAAAATTACTGGAAGAAAAAGCCAAAGGGAATACCTCTTCAGCAATTAAAAAGCTGATGGGCCTACAGTCCAAAACCGTCATCGTGATACTACCGGACGGAACCCAAAAACAGACTGCTATTGAAGAGGTAGCTACAGGTGACGTTATTCTTGTAAAGCCGGGCGAAAAAATTGCAGTGGATGGTATAGTAACCTCAGGGAGTTCCTATGTTGATGAGAGTATGCTTAGCGGCGAGCCGATACCAGTACTAAAAAAAGGAAGTGAAAAAGTATTTGCAGGAACGATTAACCAAAAAGGGAGCTTTCAATTTAAGGCCGTTAAAGTAGGAAAAGAAACGATGCTTGCCCAAATTATCAAAACCGTACAGGATGCGCAGGGAAGCAAAGCACCTGTACAGAAATTGGTAGATAAGATTGCCGGTATATTTGTTCCTGTTGTGATAGGAATTGCCATCCTGACATTTATGTTGTGGTTTGTTTTGGATGGCGATAACGGAGTGGTACATGGATTGCTCGCAGCCGTTACGGTATTGGTTATCGCCTGTCCCTGTGCCTTGGGTTTAGCAACACCAACCGCTATTATGGTAGGTGTTGGTAAAGGTGCTGAGAATGGCATCCTGATTAAAGATGCTGAAAGCCTTGAACTGGCAAAGAAAGTTGACGCTATTGTTTTAGACAAAACCGGAACCATTACTGAGGGGCGGCCAGAGGTTACGGGTTTCAAATGGCTGAACAATGATGATGCAGCCAGCAATGTTTTATTGAGCATTGAAAAACAATCGGAGCACCCATTGGCAGAAGCCGTAGTGAAACATTTTGACGGCATACCGACACCCGCATTGTCCGGTTTTGAAAGTATAACCGGTAAAGGTGCAAAAGCCGGCCATGACAATGACACCTATTATGTGGGCAATAAAAAGTTATTGGCAGAAAACAATATCATTATTGATGACCAATTACAAATCCAGGCCGAACAATGGGGCAGCCAGTCCAAAACTGTTATTTGGTTTTTAAACAGCAGACAAGCTCTTGCTGTAATTGCAATATCTGACAATATAAAAGAAAAATCAGCACAGGCTATCCAGGAAATGCAGGCTATGGGCATTGACCTTTATATGCTTACCGGAGATAATGAAGCCACTGCGAAAGCCATTGCTGAGCAAACAGGTATCAGACATTATAAGGCAGAGGTGCTGCCCCAGCATAAAGCCGCTTTTATAAAAGAACTCCAGCAACAAGGAAAAATCGTTGCAATGGTGGGCGATGGAATCAATGACAGTACCGCCCTTGCAACTGCCGATGTTAGTATAGCAATGGGAAAAGGAAGTGATATTGCAATGGATGTAGCCAAGATGACCATTATATCATCGGATCTTACCAAAATTCCACAGGCAATAAGATTATCCAAACAGACAGTAGCTACCATAAAACAAAATCTGTTTTGGGCATTTGTCTATAATCTGATTGGTATTCCCATTGCAGCGGGCATTCTCTATCCGATAACCGGCTTTTTGCTTAACCCTATGATTGCAGGCGCTGCAATGGCATTCAGCAGTATAAGTGTGGTAAGTAACAGCTTGCGTTTAAAATGGAAAAAGTAA